In Nocardioides cavernae, a single genomic region encodes these proteins:
- a CDS encoding TIGR03885 family FMN-dependent LLM class oxidoreductase — protein sequence MRLGFHASHEQIAPSRLLSDVQHAEQAGFEMAMCSDHIAPWGTRQGHSGYAWSWLGAALATTELELGCVCAPGQRYHPAVVAQKIATLAEMFPGRFWTALGSGEASNEHITGDRWPPKEERTRRLEECVDVIRRLLAGEEVTHDGLVTVDRARLWDLPQVQPRLIAPAVSVASAARVAGWADGLVTINQPVGVLRDLVAAYRDAGGAGPLSLQVHLSWAPTQDEAEGIALDQWRTNVFTEPVNWDTETPEAFDVMAEHVGIEGVRRSVEVSEDLGWHRDRIAELASVGFDDVYLHFVGQEQAGFLDAFGEHVLPALRG from the coding sequence ATGCGCCTCGGGTTCCACGCCTCCCACGAGCAGATCGCTCCCTCGCGACTGCTGAGCGACGTCCAGCACGCCGAACAGGCCGGGTTCGAGATGGCCATGTGCTCGGACCACATCGCCCCGTGGGGCACCCGGCAGGGCCACTCCGGCTATGCCTGGAGCTGGCTGGGGGCCGCCCTGGCCACGACGGAGCTCGAGCTCGGCTGCGTGTGCGCACCGGGGCAGCGCTACCACCCCGCCGTCGTCGCCCAGAAGATCGCCACCCTGGCCGAGATGTTCCCGGGGCGGTTCTGGACCGCCCTCGGCAGTGGCGAGGCGAGCAACGAGCACATCACCGGCGACCGCTGGCCACCGAAGGAGGAGCGCACGCGCCGCCTGGAGGAGTGCGTCGACGTGATCCGTCGCCTCCTCGCCGGCGAGGAGGTCACCCACGACGGCCTCGTCACCGTCGACCGGGCCCGGCTGTGGGACCTGCCGCAGGTGCAGCCGCGGCTCATCGCGCCCGCAGTGTCGGTGGCGTCCGCGGCCCGCGTGGCGGGATGGGCTGACGGTCTCGTCACCATCAACCAGCCGGTCGGCGTGCTGCGCGACCTCGTCGCGGCCTACCGCGATGCCGGGGGCGCGGGGCCATTGTCGCTCCAGGTGCACCTGTCGTGGGCGCCGACGCAGGATGAGGCCGAGGGGATCGCGCTCGACCAGTGGCGCACCAACGTCTTCACCGAGCCGGTCAACTGGGACACCGAGACCCCTGAGGCGTTCGACGTGATGGCCGAGCACGTCGGCATCGAGGGCGTACGACGCTCGGTCGAGGTGTCGGAGGACCTCGGGTGGCACCGTGACCGGATCGCCGAGCTTGCGTCCGTCGGCTTCGACGACGTCTACCTGCACTTCGTGGGACAGGAGCAGGCAGGCTTCCTCGACGCGTTCGGCGAGCACGTCCTGCCCGCCCTTCGGGGCTGA
- a CDS encoding alpha-amylase family protein → MRVTDTSDLWWKSAVIYCLDVETFYDADGDGTGDLEGLAQRIDYLAELGITCLWLMPFYPSPDRDDGYDLTDFYGVDPRLGNHGQLVEVIRTAHDRGINVIADLVVNHTSDRHPWFQAARRSTSNRYRDHYVWRDTEPPDTSKLVVFPDREDSIWELDDRTGEWYLHNFYKHQPDLNLANPEVVDEILRVVGFWLELGFDGFRVDGIPFLEQNAKNIGDPALVVDPHELMRTIRGFLNRRAGHAMMLGEVNLAHPQQLDFFGGDSADELQMQFDFIGMQATYLALAREDAGPIVTALQERPAIGVTCQWATFLRNHDELTLDKLGDAERAEVFAAFGPEPEMQLYDRGLKRRLPTMLGGDPRRIRMAYSLMFSLPGTPTLYYGEEIGMGEDLAADGRMAVRTPMQWSAGRNGGFSTAAPSRLVQRVVPGACGPEHVNVVSQVHDPDSLWSFMRKLISIRRTCPELGWGTWSVVDQPSAQVLVQRCQLDGSAVVTVHNLGADPVTVDVPIDPRDDGLEAVDLMAEEVVTGAATTRVALEGYGFRWLRVRPAGDLAIP, encoded by the coding sequence GTGCGAGTGACGGACACGAGCGACCTGTGGTGGAAGAGCGCGGTGATCTACTGCCTCGACGTCGAGACCTTCTACGACGCCGACGGCGACGGCACGGGTGACCTGGAGGGTCTGGCGCAGCGCATCGACTACCTCGCGGAGCTGGGCATCACCTGCCTGTGGCTGATGCCGTTCTACCCGAGCCCCGACCGCGACGACGGATACGACCTGACCGACTTCTACGGCGTCGACCCACGCCTGGGCAACCACGGCCAGCTGGTCGAGGTGATCCGCACCGCGCACGACCGTGGCATCAACGTCATCGCCGACCTGGTCGTCAACCACACCTCGGACCGGCACCCGTGGTTCCAGGCCGCGCGGCGCAGCACGTCCAACCGCTACCGCGACCACTACGTCTGGAGGGACACCGAACCGCCGGACACCTCGAAGCTGGTCGTCTTCCCCGACCGGGAGGACTCCATCTGGGAGCTCGACGACCGCACGGGCGAGTGGTACCTCCACAACTTCTACAAGCACCAGCCCGACCTCAACCTCGCCAACCCCGAGGTGGTCGACGAGATCCTGCGGGTCGTCGGGTTCTGGCTGGAGCTGGGCTTCGACGGGTTCCGGGTCGACGGGATCCCGTTCCTGGAGCAGAACGCGAAGAACATCGGCGACCCTGCCCTGGTCGTCGACCCGCACGAGCTCATGCGGACCATCCGCGGCTTCCTCAACCGACGCGCCGGGCACGCGATGATGCTCGGCGAGGTGAACCTGGCGCACCCGCAGCAGCTCGACTTCTTCGGTGGGGACTCGGCCGACGAGCTGCAGATGCAGTTCGACTTCATCGGCATGCAGGCGACCTACCTCGCCCTGGCCCGCGAGGACGCCGGACCGATCGTGACCGCGCTCCAGGAGCGGCCGGCCATCGGAGTGACCTGCCAGTGGGCGACGTTCCTGCGCAACCACGACGAGCTCACGCTCGACAAGCTCGGCGACGCCGAGCGTGCTGAGGTGTTCGCGGCCTTCGGTCCGGAGCCCGAGATGCAGCTCTACGACCGCGGCCTCAAGCGGCGGCTCCCCACCATGCTCGGCGGTGACCCGCGACGGATCCGGATGGCCTACAGCCTGATGTTCTCCCTGCCCGGCACGCCCACGCTCTACTACGGCGAGGAGATCGGGATGGGGGAGGACCTCGCGGCGGACGGGCGGATGGCCGTGCGCACGCCGATGCAGTGGAGCGCCGGTCGTAACGGTGGCTTCTCCACGGCTGCTCCGTCGCGCCTGGTTCAGCGGGTCGTGCCGGGCGCCTGCGGGCCCGAGCACGTCAACGTCGTCTCCCAGGTGCACGACCCGGACTCGCTGTGGAGCTTCATGCGCAAGCTCATCAGCATCCGGCGCACCTGTCCGGAGCTGGGATGGGGGACGTGGAGCGTCGTCGACCAGCCGTCCGCGCAGGTGCTGGTGCAGCGGTGCCAGCTCGACGGCAGCGCGGTCGTGACGGTGCACAACCTCGGCGCAGACCCGGTCACCGTCGACGTACCGATCGATCCCCGCGATGACGGCCTCGAGGCGGTGGACCTGATGGCCGAGGAGGTGGTCACCGGTGCGGCGACGACCCGAGTCGCGCTGGAGGGCTACGGGTTCCGCTGGCTGCGGGTGCGCCCAGCGGGTGACCTCGCCATCCCGTGA
- a CDS encoding ABC transporter ATP-binding protein, whose protein sequence is MYFPVKSSGLVRRTVGHVQAVDGVSFEVPRGGSLGLVGESGCGKSTTGRLITRLYKPTGGSMMFEGHDLAKLSNSEMRPLRRDVQMIFQDPYTSLNPRHTVGTIVGAPLAVHKIVPKDKILPRVQELLEVVGLNPEHYNRYPNEFSGGQRQRIGIARALTLNPKLLVADEPVSALDVSIQAQVVNLLQDLQREFDIAFLFIAHDLAVVRHFCPEVAVMYLGKIVEIGDRETIYGHAHHPYTQALLSAVPDVKQAAVGGRRERIRLEGDVPSPINPPSGCRFRTRCQFAQEICAKVEPPLLQIGARHKVACHFAGELGSHPVAPVTTDLLAVDDQGTPVPGATPTNEQLTIPGYEKTWYDLKSKHTTGV, encoded by the coding sequence ATGTACTTCCCCGTGAAGTCCTCGGGGCTCGTCCGGAGGACTGTCGGCCACGTGCAGGCCGTGGACGGGGTGTCGTTCGAGGTGCCGCGCGGCGGCTCGCTCGGTCTGGTCGGCGAGTCCGGCTGCGGCAAGTCCACGACCGGGCGGCTCATCACCCGCCTCTACAAGCCGACCGGCGGCTCGATGATGTTCGAGGGCCATGACCTGGCCAAGCTCTCCAACTCGGAGATGAGGCCGCTGCGCCGCGACGTGCAGATGATCTTCCAGGACCCCTACACCTCGCTCAACCCGCGCCACACCGTCGGAACGATCGTGGGCGCGCCCCTCGCGGTGCACAAGATCGTTCCCAAGGACAAGATCCTGCCGCGGGTCCAGGAGCTGCTCGAGGTGGTGGGCCTCAACCCCGAGCACTACAACCGCTACCCCAACGAGTTCTCCGGTGGCCAGCGCCAACGCATCGGCATCGCCCGGGCGCTCACGCTCAACCCCAAGCTCCTCGTCGCCGACGAGCCGGTCTCGGCGCTCGACGTGTCGATCCAGGCGCAGGTCGTCAACCTGCTCCAGGACCTTCAGCGCGAGTTCGACATCGCCTTCCTCTTCATCGCCCACGACCTCGCGGTGGTGCGCCACTTCTGCCCCGAGGTCGCGGTGATGTACCTCGGCAAGATCGTGGAGATCGGCGACCGCGAGACGATCTACGGCCACGCGCACCACCCCTACACGCAGGCGCTGCTCTCGGCTGTGCCCGACGTGAAGCAGGCGGCGGTCGGCGGACGCCGGGAGCGGATCCGGCTCGAGGGAGACGTGCCGAGCCCGATCAACCCGCCGTCGGGCTGCCGGTTCCGCACCCGCTGCCAGTTCGCCCAGGAGATCTGCGCGAAGGTGGAGCCGCCGCTGCTGCAGATCGGCGCGCGCCACAAGGTGGCCTGCCACTTCGCCGGCGAGCTGGGCTCGCACCCGGTGGCGCCGGTGACCACCGACCTGCTCGCGGTCGACGACCAGGGCACCCCGGTGCCCGGGGCCACGCCGACCAACGAGCAGCTCACCATCCCGGGCTACGAGAAGACCTGGTACGACCTCAAGTCGAAGCACACGACGGGGGTCTGA
- a CDS encoding replication-associated recombination protein A has product MDGLFEIPGAGQPAPGSASGQVPSAGSLGANTHASAPLAVRMRPRTIDELVGQQQLRAAGSPLRRLIEGDQSMSLLLWGPPGTGKTTIAAIVSQQTRRRFVEVSAVAAGVKEVRAAIDGARAELARGGQETVLFVDEVHRFTKAQQDALLPGVENRWVTLIAATTENPFFSVISPLLSRSLLLRLQSLTDDDVAEVIDQALADERGLAGSAELDEDARSHLVRLAGGDARRGLTYLEAAAGAAASNGLATIDLATAETAVDQAAVRYDRQGDQHYDVISAFIKSIRGSDPDAALHYLARMIEAGEDPRFIARRLVVHASEDIGLADPTALQAAVAAAQAVQLIGMPEARINLAQATIHLAVAPKSNAVISGIDAAIADVKAGKIGQVPAHLRDAHYGGAKDLGHGKGYAYPHDEPYGVAEQQYLPDVLSDASYYKPTALGAEAGVKERWERVRRIVRGG; this is encoded by the coding sequence GTGGACGGCTTGTTCGAGATACCGGGCGCGGGGCAACCCGCGCCCGGATCCGCGTCCGGACAGGTGCCGAGCGCCGGGTCGCTCGGTGCCAACACGCACGCCTCGGCGCCCCTGGCCGTGAGGATGCGCCCTCGCACGATCGACGAGCTCGTCGGGCAGCAGCAGCTGCGGGCCGCCGGGTCACCGCTGCGGCGGCTGATCGAGGGCGACCAGTCGATGTCGCTGCTCCTCTGGGGCCCCCCGGGCACCGGCAAGACGACCATCGCGGCCATCGTCAGCCAGCAGACCCGGCGCCGGTTCGTCGAGGTGTCGGCCGTCGCGGCGGGCGTCAAGGAGGTCCGTGCCGCCATCGACGGGGCCAGGGCCGAGCTCGCCCGGGGCGGGCAGGAGACGGTGCTCTTCGTCGACGAGGTGCACCGCTTCACCAAGGCCCAGCAGGACGCCCTGCTTCCCGGGGTGGAGAACCGTTGGGTCACGCTGATCGCCGCCACCACGGAGAACCCGTTCTTCTCCGTCATCAGCCCGCTCCTGTCGCGCAGCCTGCTGCTGCGCCTGCAGTCGCTCACCGACGACGACGTCGCCGAGGTCATCGACCAGGCGCTGGCCGACGAGCGCGGCCTGGCCGGCAGCGCCGAGCTCGACGAGGACGCCCGCAGCCACCTCGTACGCCTTGCCGGTGGTGACGCGCGGCGGGGCCTGACCTACCTCGAGGCCGCCGCCGGGGCCGCGGCCAGCAACGGGCTCGCGACGATCGACCTGGCCACAGCCGAGACTGCCGTCGACCAGGCCGCGGTCCGCTACGACCGCCAGGGCGACCAGCACTACGACGTCATCTCCGCCTTCATCAAGTCCATCCGCGGGTCCGACCCCGACGCCGCGCTCCACTACCTCGCGCGGATGATCGAGGCGGGGGAGGACCCCCGCTTCATCGCGCGCCGGCTCGTCGTGCACGCGAGCGAGGACATCGGCCTGGCCGACCCGACCGCCCTGCAGGCGGCCGTCGCGGCGGCGCAGGCCGTGCAGCTCATCGGGATGCCGGAGGCGCGGATCAACCTCGCCCAGGCCACCATCCACCTGGCAGTGGCACCCAAGTCCAATGCCGTGATCAGCGGGATCGACGCAGCCATCGCCGACGTGAAGGCCGGGAAGATCGGCCAGGTGCCGGCCCACCTGCGCGACGCCCACTACGGCGGCGCGAAGGACCTGGGCCACGGCAAGGGCTACGCCTACCCCCATGACGAGCCCTACGGCGTGGCCGAGCAGCAGTACCTCCCGGACGTGCTCAGCGACGCGAGCTACTACAAGCCGACGGCACTGGGCGCGGAGGCCGGGGTCAAGGAGCGCTGGGAGCGCGTCCGACGCATCGTTCGGGGCGGGTGA
- a CDS encoding DUF6167 family protein, whose protein sequence is MGRPLWFVAGAGVGVYAAARARRAAEALTADGLRDRVRGWQAGARLFAEEVQQGRAERETELREQLGLRPTSHEPGPPELTARTTQENEN, encoded by the coding sequence ATGGGACGCCCTCTCTGGTTCGTCGCCGGGGCGGGGGTCGGGGTGTACGCCGCTGCCCGCGCCCGCCGCGCCGCCGAGGCCCTCACCGCCGACGGCCTGCGCGACCGTGTCCGCGGCTGGCAGGCCGGCGCCCGGCTCTTCGCCGAGGAGGTCCAGCAGGGCCGTGCCGAGCGCGAAACGGAGTTGCGCGAGCAGCTCGGTCTGCGGCCCACTTCTCACGAGCCCGGCCCACCTGAACTGACCGCACGCACCACCCAGGAGAACGAGAACTGA